ATCGGCTTTGACTTCAAGGTCAATATAGTTCACTTGGGCTGAGTCGAGTAGAATTATCCGTTCATCTTGAGGAAGATAGATAATATTCTTGCTTGAATAATTGACGATTTTGGTCGATTCGGCTTTTGCTATAGGACTAATTGTATCTAACTGATTAAAATTTATAATAATTATGAGATAGAAAATCATTTTCTTTTTGACTCAATTCGCATCTGAGAAAACAATTGCGATAAAGGGCAGTGAGAACAATTGGGTTTAGTTCGACAATAATCTTTTGCCAATTTAACAAGTAGAGCATGATATTCCTGATAGACGGTAATTGACTTTGGTAGATGCTTAATAAAGAATTCTTGTATCTTTGCATAGGATGTTTTATACTCAAAAAAATTGTGCCGAGAAAAGATTCTTCGAGTATAGGCATCAACCACAAAAATGGGTTTTCTTAAGGCATACAATAGAATCGAATCTGCGGTTTCTTCTCCGATACCAGGAATTTCTAGCAATTCTTGTCTTAAGATAGATAATTTTTGTTTCTTTAAATTTCTGATACTGCCTGCATATTTTTTAATGATAAAATCGAGTAAGGCTTTAAGCCGTTTTGCTTTGATTCGATAAAATCCAGAAGGTCTTATCAAATGATTTAGTTGCTTGTCAGAAACATTCCAGAGTCTTTTCGGTGTTAATAGATTATGTGCTTTAAGGTTGTTTATGGCTTTTTCCACATTACGCCAGGCAGTATTTTGTGTTAAGACTGCACCTACAATGACTTCAAAGTCTGATTCTGCAGGCCACCAGTTTTGGGGACCGTAATAATCAAAAAGTTTTTGGTAAATTGATAATACAGAAGGTTTTGAAGTTTGCTTCTTGGACTGATAATTCTGATGAAAAATTCGTGATTTGTTGATTATCAATATTATGTCAGTAAATTTAATTTCATTAGTTTTAATTTTCAATTTCCGAATTGCGTTGTCTCAACTAAAATCCTTCAGTTGCTTTGTAATCAGGCGCTTGAAATTCGTGAAGCGGTTCGCCTTTTTTATGATACAGACATTCATTTTTTTGTTCATGACCTGAAATAAAGACTTCGTTTCTGACTTTGGGACAACGGGATGTTGCCAGTAAGCCGGTTAAATCACAGACTGGCATTGTCGTGACACTATCTGGCATTGGAAAATCACTTCCCGAGATGATATTAGAAATTCCATTCATA
This DNA window, taken from candidate division WOR-3 bacterium, encodes the following:
- a CDS encoding endonuclease III domain-containing protein, whose protein sequence is MKIKTNEIKFTDIILIINKSRIFHQNYQSKKQTSKPSVLSIYQKLFDYYGPQNWWPAESDFEVIVGAVLTQNTAWRNVEKAINNLKAHNLLTPKRLWNVSDKQLNHLIRPSGFYRIKAKRLKALLDFIIKKYAGSIRNLKKQKLSILRQELLEIPGIGEETADSILLYALRKPIFVVDAYTRRIFSRHNFFEYKTSYAKIQEFFIKHLPKSITVYQEYHALLVKLAKDYCRTKPNCSHCPLSQLFSQMRIESKRK